In one window of Vanessa atalanta chromosome 10, ilVanAtal1.2, whole genome shotgun sequence DNA:
- the LOC125067024 gene encoding protein inturned isoform X1, whose amino-acid sequence MNSFKTKMNYESPCDSDNDWTNSSEDSKYSDSESSVPDWDSDIGEDGELVYVKIKSITKPVDDSKAPLLENCEAFKLRSDFKRSSTRRSTKGRIFKVLKARKVTNKLNGNEKKKDVEDNNKFVIIQVSKNMIFSSEKNCQIEKLFGISVETHADGKTLVVADFLPESKAIYTPKVKTGFYLHKINGIEVTSFNINNVLQRVIEDVDNPKLTFQVVTEGYNLDIEKLLTSKSTPENSLTQILKDAMCSVLYICCNDVEYQSNDDKGVLYCFPRPFNQNFLYNTRGAYLTLNHLAPKSLGTSEPTVSTVLHKNQLINITYASHYSDLLLVAIPSGAIDVFAAKRVINDIVRVLEFLYGSLKTCFTKPNNVDKLDGLFSRFFVTLLFGSLGENKNKSPSEVHGSSYFEELLAAQAVSLPLEVKIQIDDAITELEAADYREWIDDVENFQRLYTVLGSCLYYSGHVLSSHLEDEDLKEVYAYLRLNGILKLSTEKEIEKLVIWKEVFINEHRKQSKNDVSENRIPDGRWFILIVGKGHFILATLMEAGGCTEDAVGVTPPSPFYVEECESCLELLFEVGLNKYLPSWFSSNSQPQVEVTPEYLTKHGRKLRDASSKLDLRSSSKVSKPNLDVKRRHNSTEQINTGSTSDNSINNYHSTSQHNLYAQWYNGPLKQYRHSSLDVSYSEDSGSIKSNSELSEDRIVGRRADREQKNRRDSSESDSDWDKQDSSRSSNIDMTDMRKALLDELNHVAVHKITAGEENVLFHFVHLESEKGILIAPVKNIEVQANNALYTYILKTFRSASKKIHDLLQHSIKFKQSDVPSNPLNKILVAVKEYGMLFEAPGEILSQCGISKKNCEPFCFWVVGRVFSEPEPRELYLCYHESVPQDLTEVAYLLSYLE is encoded by the exons atgaattcttTTAAGACTAAAATGAACTATGAAAGTCCATGTGACTCGGATAATGATTGGACGAATTCTTCAGAAGATTCAAAATACTCTGATTCAGAAAG TTCGGTCCCAGATTGGGATTCGGACATAGGTGAAGATGGAGAActtgtttatgtaaaaataaaaagtatcacTAAACCAGTAGATGACTCGAAGGCGCCCCTATTAGAAAATTGTGAGGCTTTTAAGTTAAGAAGTGATTTTAAAAGGTCATCTACTAGACGTTCTACTAAAG gaaGAATTTTTAAAGTCTTGAAAGCACGAAAAGtgacaaacaaattaaatggcAATGAAAAGAAAAAGGATGTTGAAGataataacaaatttgttaTCATACag GTCAGCAAAAATATGATATTCAGTAgtgaaaaaaattgtcaaatagAAAAACTTTTCGGAATCAGTGTTGAAACACATGCAGATGGCAAAACATTAGTTGTAGCTGATTTCTTACCAGAATCAAAAGCAATATACACTCCAAAAGTGAAAACaggattttatttacataaaataaatggtatTGAGGTCACATCCTTCAATATCAATAATGTTCTTCAAAGAGTCATTGAAGATGTTGACAATCCTAAATTAACATTTCAAGTCGTCACAGAAGGTTATAATTTAGACATAGAAAAGTTACTGACATCTAAGAGCACTCCAGAAAATTCTCTTACTCAGATATTAAAAGATGCTATGTGTTCAGTACTGTATATATGCTGCAATGATGTAGAATATCAAAGTAATGATGATAAAGGTGTTCTTTATTGTTTTCCACGACCTTTTAATCAAAACTTTCTGTACAACACAAGAGGTGCTTATTTGACCCTTAATCACTTAGCTCCGAAATCATTGGGCACTAGTGAGCCTACTGTATCCACTGTCTTACATAAAAatcaactaataaatattacatatgcaTCACACTACAGTGATCTTCTTTTGGTTGCTATACCAAGTGGTGCAATTGATGTGTTTGCAGCCAAAAGGGTAATAAATGATATAGTTcgtgttttagaatttttgtaTGGCTCATTGAAAACATGCTTTACAAAACCTAATAATGTTGATAAATTAGATGGTTTATTTTCCCGTTTTTTTGTGACACTTTTATTTGGAAGTCTTggcgaaaataaaaataagagccCCAGTGAGGTTCATGGAAGTTCATATTTTGAGGAATTATTGGCAGCTCAAGCAGTGTCCTTACCCTTGGaagttaaaatacaaatagaCGATGCCATAACAGAATTAGAGGCAGCCGATTATAGGGAGTGG ATTGATGATGTTGAAAATTTTCAAAGACTGTATACAGTATTAGGCTCCTGCTTATATTACTCTGGGCATGTATTAAGCTCACATCTAGAAGATGaagatttaaaagaggtttATGCATATTTAAGACTAAATGGAATATTGAAACTAAGTACAGAGAAAGAAATAGAAAAACTTGTTATATGGAAAGAAGTATTCATAAATGAACATagaaaacaaagtaaaaatgATGTTAGTGAAAACAG aattcCAGATGGCAGATGGTTTATTCTGATTGTAGGAAAAGGGCACTTTATACTGGCAACTCTAATGGAAGCTGGGGGATGTACGGAAGAc GCTGTAGGAGTGACTCCACCGTCACCTTTTTACGTAGAAGAATGTGAAAGTTGTTTAGAACTATTGTTCGAAGTGGGATTAAACAAATATCTACCGTCGTGGTTCTCATCAAACTCGCAACCACAAGTCGAAGTAACACCTGAGTATCTTACTAAGCATGGAAGAAAGTTAAGAGATGCTT CTTCTAAGTTGGATTTAAGAAGTTCATCGAAAGTATCTAAACCGAATCTAGACGTGAAGAGGCGTCACAATTCTACAGAACAAATCAACACGGGGTCCACTAGTGATAATTCAATTAACAACTATCATAGCACCAGTCAACACAATCTATATGCACAGTGGTACAATGGACCATTAAAACAATATAGGCACTCTAGTTTGGATGTCAGTTATTCTGAAGATTCTGGAAGCATAAAAAGCAATAG tgAATTAAGCGAAGACCGTATAGTTGGTAGAAGAGCAGATAGAGAACAGAAAAACAGACGCGATTCTTCAGAATCTGATTCAGATTGGGATAAAcag GACAGCAGCAGATCTAGCAATATAGATATGACAGATATGAGAAAAGCTTTATTAGATGAACTCAATCATGTTGCAGTACATAA AATAACTGCAGGGGAAGAAAATGTGCTGTTCCATTTTGTACATTTGGAATCTGAAAAGGGGATTTTAATAGCGCCTGTCAAAAACATAGAAGTACAAGCAAACAAtgctttatatacatatattttaaaaacatttagaagTGCCTCGAAGAAGATTCATGATCTACTCCAACACAGTATTAA GTTTAAACAAAGCGATGTGCCATCGAATCCTCTAAATAAAATCCTTGTGGCAGTGAAAGAATATGGAATGCTTTTTGAAGCACCAGGTGAAATATTGAGCCAGTGTGGGATTAGTAAGAAGAATTGTGAACCCTTCTGCTTCTGGGTTGTAGG ACGGGTGTTTAGTGAGCCAGAGCCTCGAGagctttatttatgttatcatGAGTCTGTGCCTCAAGATCTAACAGAAGTTGCttatttattgtcatatttGGAATAG
- the LOC125067024 gene encoding protein inturned isoform X2, with protein MNSFKTKMNYESPCDSDNDWTNSSEDSKYSDSESSVPDWDSDIGEDGELVYVKIKSITKPVDDSKAPLLENCEAFKLRSDFKRSSTRRSTKGRIFKVLKARKVTNKLNGNEKKKDVEDNNKFVIIQVSKNMIFSSEKNCQIEKLFGISVETHADGKTLVVADFLPESKAIYTPKVKTGFYLHKINGIEVTSFNINNVLQRVIEDVDNPKLTFQVVTEGYNLDIEKLLTSKSTPENSLTQILKDAMCSVLYICCNDVEYQSNDDKGVLYCFPRPFNQNFLYNTRGAYLTLNHLAPKSLGTSEPTVSTVLHKNQLINITYASHYSDLLLVAIPSGAIDVFAAKRVINDIVRVLEFLYGSLKTCFTKPNNVDKLDGLFSRFFVTLLFGSLGENKNKSPSEVHGSSYFEELLAAQAVSLPLEVKIQIDDAITELEAADYREWIDDVENFQRLYTVLGSCLYYSGHVLSSHLEDEDLKEVYAYLRLNGILKLSTEKEIEKLVIWKEVFINEHRKQSKNDVSENRIPDGRWFILIVGKGHFILATLMEAGGCTEDAVGVTPPSPFYVEECESCLELLFEVGLNKYLPSWFSSNSQPQVEVTPEYLTKHGRKLRDASSKLDLRSSSKVSKPNLDVKRRHNSTEQINTGSTSDNSINNYHSTSQHNLYAQWYNGPLKQYRHSSLDVSYSEDSGSIKSNSELSEDRIVGRRADREQKNRRDSSESDSDWDKQDSSRSSNIDMTDMRKALLDELNHVAVHKLVDVLLTYSGYGRIYCNAMCV; from the exons atgaattcttTTAAGACTAAAATGAACTATGAAAGTCCATGTGACTCGGATAATGATTGGACGAATTCTTCAGAAGATTCAAAATACTCTGATTCAGAAAG TTCGGTCCCAGATTGGGATTCGGACATAGGTGAAGATGGAGAActtgtttatgtaaaaataaaaagtatcacTAAACCAGTAGATGACTCGAAGGCGCCCCTATTAGAAAATTGTGAGGCTTTTAAGTTAAGAAGTGATTTTAAAAGGTCATCTACTAGACGTTCTACTAAAG gaaGAATTTTTAAAGTCTTGAAAGCACGAAAAGtgacaaacaaattaaatggcAATGAAAAGAAAAAGGATGTTGAAGataataacaaatttgttaTCATACag GTCAGCAAAAATATGATATTCAGTAgtgaaaaaaattgtcaaatagAAAAACTTTTCGGAATCAGTGTTGAAACACATGCAGATGGCAAAACATTAGTTGTAGCTGATTTCTTACCAGAATCAAAAGCAATATACACTCCAAAAGTGAAAACaggattttatttacataaaataaatggtatTGAGGTCACATCCTTCAATATCAATAATGTTCTTCAAAGAGTCATTGAAGATGTTGACAATCCTAAATTAACATTTCAAGTCGTCACAGAAGGTTATAATTTAGACATAGAAAAGTTACTGACATCTAAGAGCACTCCAGAAAATTCTCTTACTCAGATATTAAAAGATGCTATGTGTTCAGTACTGTATATATGCTGCAATGATGTAGAATATCAAAGTAATGATGATAAAGGTGTTCTTTATTGTTTTCCACGACCTTTTAATCAAAACTTTCTGTACAACACAAGAGGTGCTTATTTGACCCTTAATCACTTAGCTCCGAAATCATTGGGCACTAGTGAGCCTACTGTATCCACTGTCTTACATAAAAatcaactaataaatattacatatgcaTCACACTACAGTGATCTTCTTTTGGTTGCTATACCAAGTGGTGCAATTGATGTGTTTGCAGCCAAAAGGGTAATAAATGATATAGTTcgtgttttagaatttttgtaTGGCTCATTGAAAACATGCTTTACAAAACCTAATAATGTTGATAAATTAGATGGTTTATTTTCCCGTTTTTTTGTGACACTTTTATTTGGAAGTCTTggcgaaaataaaaataagagccCCAGTGAGGTTCATGGAAGTTCATATTTTGAGGAATTATTGGCAGCTCAAGCAGTGTCCTTACCCTTGGaagttaaaatacaaatagaCGATGCCATAACAGAATTAGAGGCAGCCGATTATAGGGAGTGG ATTGATGATGTTGAAAATTTTCAAAGACTGTATACAGTATTAGGCTCCTGCTTATATTACTCTGGGCATGTATTAAGCTCACATCTAGAAGATGaagatttaaaagaggtttATGCATATTTAAGACTAAATGGAATATTGAAACTAAGTACAGAGAAAGAAATAGAAAAACTTGTTATATGGAAAGAAGTATTCATAAATGAACATagaaaacaaagtaaaaatgATGTTAGTGAAAACAG aattcCAGATGGCAGATGGTTTATTCTGATTGTAGGAAAAGGGCACTTTATACTGGCAACTCTAATGGAAGCTGGGGGATGTACGGAAGAc GCTGTAGGAGTGACTCCACCGTCACCTTTTTACGTAGAAGAATGTGAAAGTTGTTTAGAACTATTGTTCGAAGTGGGATTAAACAAATATCTACCGTCGTGGTTCTCATCAAACTCGCAACCACAAGTCGAAGTAACACCTGAGTATCTTACTAAGCATGGAAGAAAGTTAAGAGATGCTT CTTCTAAGTTGGATTTAAGAAGTTCATCGAAAGTATCTAAACCGAATCTAGACGTGAAGAGGCGTCACAATTCTACAGAACAAATCAACACGGGGTCCACTAGTGATAATTCAATTAACAACTATCATAGCACCAGTCAACACAATCTATATGCACAGTGGTACAATGGACCATTAAAACAATATAGGCACTCTAGTTTGGATGTCAGTTATTCTGAAGATTCTGGAAGCATAAAAAGCAATAG tgAATTAAGCGAAGACCGTATAGTTGGTAGAAGAGCAGATAGAGAACAGAAAAACAGACGCGATTCTTCAGAATCTGATTCAGATTGGGATAAAcag GACAGCAGCAGATCTAGCAATATAGATATGACAGATATGAGAAAAGCTTTATTAGATGAACTCAATCATGTTGCAGTACATAA ACTTGTTGATGTCCTCCTGACCTACTCCGGCTACGGCAGGATATATTGTAATGCGATGTGTGTGTGA
- the LOC125066699 gene encoding uncharacterized protein LOC125066699, translated as MMDNNQNVHDKIEKMYSIPFLQDYQIGSSNSTCTLTKGEENVSQKRNEYEQFNDSREPYCQVKLKSILRLKDSTKQLLSLLEEIQTKVHSNNNVLIQDIRFNNILKSDFRYNDDSLNTGESVPAAFDKLKNHAQKLDAIYIKDEDNDCSIYKRLTRKCHCLNQPDYNDFVIHFNEDSQYNTNNFGEIIKNLRILKKFLYMGGINTKNALMFLNEGLTDSQHSEKVELTLGCAHADICNIFEDHSIVIACISWPCKYHYYGNCVTQNLAAGFLYKLAEVEEGRRYLNYTSKITSDIKKVLRKKSSFIEIDIIDSLNATLSLLKPSFAKGLAVTYYSKSIYEGVGARTIKDLMRYRQRMTLDEVFMHLDILNKYSSFELGKEELTLQLPTLLVIFKQMLMEYDNSELNIIITNTLDNIVSRNIVKPQKPETSKCWAIADTATEPVKMKNEVCQMPCKKSNLKKTYKPKLGLGVLPNKRQLSTRSEMQLPIKV; from the exons ATGATGGACAACAATCAAAACGTACacgataaaatagaaaaaatgtaCAGTATACCTTTTTTGCAAGATTATCAAATAGGTTCTTCGAATTCCACATGTACCTTAACCAAAGGCGAAGAAAATGTATCACAAAAAAGAAATGAATACGAACAATTCAATGACTCTCGTGAACCGTATTGCCAAGTTAAActg aaatctaTTTTAAGATTAAAGGACAGTACAAAACAATTGTTGAGTTTACTAGAAGAAATTCAAACGAAAGTTCATTCAAATAATAACGTTCTAATTCAAGATATaagatttaacaatattttaaaatccgaTTTTCGATACAAT GATGACAGTTTAAATACAGGAGAATCAGTACCTGCAGCATTTGACAAATTGAAAAACCATGCTCAAAAGTTAGATGCTATTTATATTaag gATGAGGATAATGACTGTTCAATATATAAAAGACTTACAAGAAAATGCCACTGTTTAAACCAACCCGATTACAATGACTTCGTTATACACTTTAATGAGGATTCTCAGTATAATACGAATAATTTtggtgaaattattaaaaacctgcgaattttaaagaaattcctTTATATGGGTGggattaatactaaaaatgctttaatgtttttaaacgaa GGTTTAACAGATTCTCAGCACTCTGAAAAAGTAGAGCTCACCTTAGGTTGTGCACACGcagatatttgtaatattttcgaagatcaCTCTATTGTTATAGCTTGTATTTCATGGCCttgtaaatatcattattatggGAATTGCGTAACGCAG AATTTAGCGGCTGGCTTCTTATATAAGCTCGCAGAAGTAGAAGAAGGgagaagatatttaaattatacatccaAAATCACGagcgatataaaaaaagttttaagaaaGAAATCTTCATTTATAGAGATAGATATTATCGATTCTTTGAACGCTACACTAAGTTTACTAAAACCAAGTTTCGCTAAAGGTTTGGCTGTAACATACTACAGCAAATCGATCTATGAAG GTGTCGGAGCGAGAACAATAAAAGACTTAATGCGATATCGTCAACGCATGACTCTCGACGAAGTTTTCATGCATCTCGATATACTGAACAAGTACAGTAGTTTTGAACTTGGTAAAGAAGAATTGACACTTCAATTGCCGACTctattggttatttttaaacaaatgctAATGGAATATGATAACAgtgaactaaatataataataactaatactcTGGATAATATAGTGTCAAGGAATATTGTAAAACCACAAAAACCAGAAACTTCGAAATGTTGGGCTATTGCTGATACAGCGACTGAG CCTGTAAAAATGAAGAATGAAGTATGCCAAATGCCTTGTAAGAAATCAAACTTAAAGAAAACTTATAAACCTAAATTAGGTCTCGGAGTCTTACCGAATAAACGTCAACTTTCAACAAGAAGTG AAATGCAGTTACCTATCAAGGTGTGA
- the LOC125066701 gene encoding uncharacterized protein LOC125066701: MSVSKQNSLFNISATSSHLDNYEDIQTVNVRNYIKDLLKSRIFLGRYLERRLIDQRIGYRDVVLVSPAEVELKRDLQEAQHKLQTIYPSIHWIGISDSEAVGHKSGVCLWTEIDNQPFGPFWFQIKTIKFRDTEIIVILKCVRHITDSFLEIEPILTGSIEKTINKSDGKQTTIESTISETYGDIAKNFQSALSIKNAKEFLTFLFAFVIAIFTGSTAFINFVGNFILALVREMSILIKNSTPMFLGFLDFLSKIVGGFYILIAMFFKPNSQNPLNKRSVAYYERTPQNYDPRHFD; the protein is encoded by the coding sequence atgagtgTTTCAAAgcaaaattctttattcaatatatcgGCTACTTCGTCTCATTTGGACAATTATGAAGATATACAAACAGTAAATGTGAGAAATTACATAAAAGATTTGTTGAAATCGCGAATATTCTTAGGTCGCTATCTCGAGAGGAGGCTTATTGATCAGCGTATTGGTTATCGTGACGTCGTCTTAGTCAGCCCTGCAGAAGTTGAGCTCAAGAGAGATTTACAAGAAGCACAACATAAGCTTCAAACTATATATCCAAGTATTCATTGGATTGGGATATCGGACTCTGAAGCTGTAGGCCACAAGTCTGGCGTTTGCCTCTGGACCGAGATAGATAACCAACCATTCGGTCCATTttggtttcaaataaaaactataaaatttcgAGATActgaaattattgttattttaaaatgtgtgaGACATATAACAGATTCTTTCTTAGAGATAGAGCCAATACTGACAGGATCTATAgaaaaaacgataaataaaagtGATGGGAAACAAACTACTATTGAATCCACAATCAGTGAGACATATGGAGATATTGCTAAAAATTTTCAAAGtgcattatcaataaaaaatgccAAAGAATTCTTAACCTTCCTGTTTGCTTTTGTAATTGCAATATTCACGGGAAGTACTGCTTTCATTAACTTTGTAGGCAACTTTATTTTAGCTTTGGTCAGAGAaatgtctattttaattaaaaattcaaccCCAATGTTTTTGGGATTTCTAGATTTCTTGAGCAAGATAGTTGgtggtttttatatattaatagcaatgTTTTTTAAGCCTAATTCCCAGAACCCTTTGAATAAGAGAAGTGTTGCATATTATGAAAGAACTCCACAAAATTATGATCCGAGACATTTCGactga